The genomic interval GGCACGGCGGGGCGGGACAGCACTACGGACACCCCGGCAAGCAGGGGCACCACGGCGGGCACGGCATGGGCGGCATGGTCGCCGGTGCGGCGCTCGGGCTGGCCGGCGGCATGATCGCCGGTGAGATGCTGGAGGACGCCTTCGAGGGCGACTTCGGCGAGGAGTGACCCGGCCGACGGCCACGGACGAGGAAAAGGCCGCGGTCCCCGCCGTTGTCGGCGGGGACCGCGACCCCCCGTGGCAAGTCGCCACTGCTCGGGACACTCCGGTACACCGGTCCTCAGCGGAGACCGCGCTCCGCCGCTACGGCGTCCGGAGCATCGTCACCGTTTGCCGTGTCGCCAGGCGTTACCCAGCTTCGCCAGACCACGGCTACCCAGGTAGGCGATGGTCATCAGGGTGATGAAGAACCAGGCCTGCTGAGCCCGGAACGGGTCGACGCCGGTCGCGTCCGTACCGACCAGGTCCGCAGCCAGCAAGGTGAAGCCGACCGCCGCCAGATAGATGTAGAACTCGGTACTCAGCCAGGCGGGCTTGGTCTCGTTACCAGGATTCCGCCGTACCGGCTCGTCCATCCGGCGCTGCATCTCCGACAGAGTCTGCTGTATCTGCTGGTTGGAGATGTTCTGGGCACCCATCTCCCGGGTCGGTGCCGACTGCATGTCCGTCACCTGCTGGCCCATCGGCTGCCTGGACGGGGTCTGCGTGCTCATCTTTTCCTCCTCGGATTCGATGAGATCTCTTCCGACCGCCAACGGTCACGGCACTTCCGCGCCCGTGGCACCCGTTGGCTACCCGACCGGCCCTGCCACAAACAGCCGCTGACCAGCGGACTATCGATCCCGCGCCGCCCGGGGTGGCCGGTGGCGTTTGCCGACCCGGGCACCGGGGACACCCGGGACGACGACAACGGACAACTCGGCGAGGTGGTGGACGTGCGCGGCGAGGACGAACGGCGGGAGTCGGCACGGCGGACCGAAGACCGGATCGGGCGCGGCAAGTACGGCCCCGGCGCGATGGAGGAGGTCACCCTCCCGGTCGACGAGGGCCGCGAGGCGCACGAACGCGACATCGAGGACCCCGCGGACCGGGCGCGGGATCCGGACGTACTGCGGGACGGCGGTCCGACCCGGAACCGGGGGGTCAGCACCACCACCGGTACCGACCGGCGGGCCGGGTCGGCGAACGCGCGCCGCCAACCCCGCCGGCCGGGCGGAAAGGTGGCACCGACCACCACCGGGGACGCGACCACCGGCGGGATCAACCCGTCGGCGGCCGGGTCCACCAGCGACGCCTCCGGACAGGCGCGGCAGATCGGTAACTTCACGGACAAGTGACCCGGCCGCCGGGCCGGCGACGCGCTCGCCGGCACGGTCCAGCGCACCGGGTGGGGCTCAGCCGACCCGGAGGATGCCCAGTCGCTGGGTCGCCCGGGTGAGCGCGACGTAGAGGTCGCTGCGCCCACGGGTGGACTCGGCGACGATCCGGTCCGGATCGACCACCAGCACCGAGTCGAACTCCAGCCCCTTGGCCTGGGCGACGGTCAGCAGGACCACCCGGCTGGTCAACTCCGGATCGTCGCCGAGCGCCACCTCGGGCTCCGCCTCGGTGACCCCGGGACCCAGTTCGTCGACGAGTCCGGCCGGCACGATCACCCCGACCCGGCCGGTGCCGACCCCGGCCACCTCGGTCCGGATCGCCTCGACCAGCCGCCCGACCAGCTCACCGGTACCGACCTGGACGTCCCAGGGCTCTTCGCCGGTGTCGCGTACCGCTCGGGGTGGGGTGAGCGTCGGGTCGATCTCCGCCAGCACCTTGGCGGCGACCGCCAGGATCTCCGACGGCGTACGGTAGCTGACCGTCAGCTCCTCCAGCCGCCACCGGTCACCGACGTACGGCTCCAGCACCGGCCACCACGACGAGGCGCCGGCCAGCGATCCGGTCTGGGCCACGTCGCCGACCAGCGTCATCGAGCGGCTCGGGCAGCGGCGCATGAGCACCCGCCAGGCCATCGGGGAGAGTTCCTGCGCCTCGTCCACGATCACGTGCCCGAAGGCCCAGCTCCGGTCCGCCGCCGCCCGCTCGGCGGTGCTCAGCTGGTCCCCGTCGGCCTGCCGCTCGGCCAGCCGGTCGGCGACGAGCAGGTCGGTGACGTCCAGCATCCCGTCCTCGGCCTCGGGCTCGTCCTCGAAGTCGATCGACTTGGAGCCGGCGGCGATCTCCAGCACGCCCTCGGCGTACTCGATCTCGGCCTGGCGCTGCCGGGCGGCCCTGGCCCGGACCGCGCGGTCGTCCTCGCCCAGCAGCTCCGCCGCCTCGTCCAGCAGCGGTACGTCGGCCGGGCTCCAGCCGCCCCACGGCTCCCGCCGCAGCGCCGCCCGCTCGGTCTCGTCCAGCTTCGGCGCCGCCACCGCGAGCCGCTGCTCCGAGGCGAACAGCCCGGCCACCACCTGCTGCGGGGTGAGGATCGGCCAGAGCCAGTCCAGCACCGCCTGCACCTCGGGCTCGGCCCGCAGCTCCCGCCGGAACTCGGCGAGGTCGGCCTCGTCGAGCAGGTTCTCCCCGCCCAGCGGGTCGGCGCCGATCCGCTCGGCGAGCTGGTCGGCGAGGGCGTGGATGATCTCGATGTCGAAGAGTGGCCGGGCCAGGTTGTGCGGCCGGTCGGTGCGGCGGACCCGGTCCCGGGCGGCGGCGACGGTGGCCGGATCCAGCACCAGGCTGTCCCGCTCGATGTTGATCTCGATCGGCTCCTCCGGTACCCGCTGCCGGTCCCGGATCGCGGCGGCCAGCACCTCGACCATGTCGAGCCGGCCCTTCAGCTCGGCGACCTCCGCCGGCTCGGGCCGGGTCGCGGTGATCCCGGGGAAGAGTTCCCCGACGGTACGCAGCAGCACGCCGGTCTCGGCGAGCGTCGGCAACACCTGCGAGATGTAGCGCAGGAAGGTCGCGTTCGGGCCGACCAGCAGCACACCCCGGGTGGAGAGGATCTGCCGGTGCGTGTAGAGCAGGTACGCCGCCCGGTGCAGCGCCACGGCCGTCTTTCCGGTGCCGGGGCCGCCCTGCACCACCAGCACCCCGTCCAGGTCGGCCCGGATCACCCGGTCCTGTTCGGCCTGGATGGTCCGGACGATGTCGGTCATCCGGCCGGTACGGCTGGCGTTCACCGCCGCCAGCAGCGCCGCCTCGCCGGTCAACCCGCCCCGGTCGCCGGCCTGGCCGGCCGCGTTCAGGTCCAGCACCTCGTCGTCGAGGCCGACCACCTCGCGATCCCGGGTCCGGATGTGCCGGCGTCGGCGTACCCCGTCCGGGGCGGCGGCGGTGGCGAGATAGAAGGGCCGGGCGGCCGGGGCGCGCCAGTCCAGCAGCACCGGTTCGTACTCGCCGTCGCCGTCG from Plantactinospora sp. BC1 carries:
- a CDS encoding AAA family ATPase, producing the protein MLYGRLDELRTQATRRLRTALRNAGGTQQERSQRDGTVQMYAEQLDRLGAVEQGLCFGRLDLDDGTRRYIGRIGIFDGDGEYEPVLLDWRAPAARPFYLATAAAPDGVRRRRHIRTRDREVVGLDDEVLDLNAAGQAGDRGGLTGEAALLAAVNASRTGRMTDIVRTIQAEQDRVIRADLDGVLVVQGGPGTGKTAVALHRAAYLLYTHRQILSTRGVLLVGPNATFLRYISQVLPTLAETGVLLRTVGELFPGITATRPEPAEVAELKGRLDMVEVLAAAIRDRQRVPEEPIEINIERDSLVLDPATVAAARDRVRRTDRPHNLARPLFDIEIIHALADQLAERIGADPLGGENLLDEADLAEFRRELRAEPEVQAVLDWLWPILTPQQVVAGLFASEQRLAVAAPKLDETERAALRREPWGGWSPADVPLLDEAAELLGEDDRAVRARAARQRQAEIEYAEGVLEIAAGSKSIDFEDEPEAEDGMLDVTDLLVADRLAERQADGDQLSTAERAAADRSWAFGHVIVDEAQELSPMAWRVLMRRCPSRSMTLVGDVAQTGSLAGASSWWPVLEPYVGDRWRLEELTVSYRTPSEILAVAAKVLAEIDPTLTPPRAVRDTGEEPWDVQVGTGELVGRLVEAIRTEVAGVGTGRVGVIVPAGLVDELGPGVTEAEPEVALGDDPELTSRVVLLTVAQAKGLEFDSVLVVDPDRIVAESTRGRSDLYVALTRATQRLGILRVG